In a single window of the Candidatus Eisenbacteria bacterium genome:
- a CDS encoding efflux RND transporter periplasmic adaptor subunit, which produces MKRSVRTFWLPLCILAGAGLVAAVIANTGPESPRRVPQRQARLVEVLPLERNDVPVVIEAMGTVTAARSVELRAIVGGEVVEVSESFVPGGVLAEGETILRIDRRDYDLAVRQREDDLAKAEENRLLEEGRQAVARREYELLGEDLSESEAELVLRRPQLETARSARAAAAASLDQALLDRERTRITAPFNAVVEEKHVDKGTVLSANTVIADLAGTDVFWLEVPVPADELRWIRIPEGNGDSASTVWIRQDTAWDEGERRSGRVLRRLGSLEAEGRMARLLVEVEDPLSLRPENAGKPVLLMNAFVRVEILGRTLRDVVAVNRRHVHDGSTVWLMDEDNLLRIRKIKPVYVGEDRILAAEGLETGERLVTTEIGAPVEGMPLRVQEGVSGEAPGDGAEEAESR; this is translated from the coding sequence TTGAAACGATCGGTACGCACCTTTTGGCTCCCCCTCTGCATACTGGCGGGCGCCGGCCTCGTCGCGGCGGTCATCGCGAACACCGGTCCCGAGTCCCCCAGGCGCGTCCCCCAGCGGCAGGCGCGGCTGGTGGAAGTGCTCCCCCTCGAGAGAAACGACGTCCCGGTGGTGATCGAGGCGATGGGGACGGTGACGGCGGCCCGTTCGGTGGAACTGCGCGCCATCGTCGGCGGAGAGGTCGTGGAAGTGAGCGAATCCTTTGTCCCCGGCGGCGTCCTCGCCGAGGGTGAAACGATTCTCCGTATCGACCGGCGCGACTACGACCTGGCCGTCCGCCAGAGGGAAGACGATCTGGCCAAGGCCGAGGAGAACCGGTTGCTGGAGGAGGGGCGCCAGGCGGTCGCGCGCCGGGAGTACGAACTTCTGGGCGAGGACCTGAGCGAATCGGAGGCGGAATTGGTACTCCGCCGGCCCCAGCTGGAGACGGCGCGGAGCGCCCGCGCGGCGGCGGCGGCCTCCCTCGATCAGGCGCTCCTCGACCGGGAACGGACGCGGATCACCGCCCCTTTCAACGCCGTGGTCGAAGAAAAGCACGTCGATAAAGGAACGGTCCTGTCGGCGAACACGGTGATCGCCGATCTGGCCGGCACGGACGTTTTCTGGTTGGAAGTGCCGGTGCCCGCCGACGAACTCCGGTGGATCCGCATCCCCGAGGGAAACGGCGACAGCGCGTCGACCGTGTGGATCCGCCAGGACACGGCGTGGGACGAGGGCGAGCGGCGCTCCGGCCGCGTGCTTCGTCGCCTCGGCAGCCTGGAGGCGGAAGGGCGCATGGCCCGCCTTCTCGTCGAGGTGGAGGACCCACTCTCCCTCCGCCCGGAGAACGCGGGAAAGCCGGTGCTTCTGATGAACGCCTTCGTGCGCGTCGAGATTCTGGGACGAACGCTCCGGGACGTGGTGGCCGTCAATCGCCGTCACGTCCACGACGGTTCGACCGTTTGGTTGATGGATGAAGACAATCTTCTCCGGATCCGGAAAATCAAGCCGGTGTACGTCGGCGAGGACCGGATCCTGGCGGCGGAAGGGCTCGAGACGGGCGAGAGGCTGGTCACCACGGAGATCGGCGCCCCCGTGGAAGGGATGCCCCTCCGGGTGCAGGAGGGCGTTTCCGGTGAGGCGCCCGGCGACGGAGCGGAGGAGGCGGAAAGCCGATGA